Genomic window (Oenanthe melanoleuca isolate GR-GAL-2019-014 chromosome 1A, OMel1.0, whole genome shotgun sequence):
aaatcGGGATCCAGGGATTCCCcgctcctctcccagcagtgATTCCAGGATATCCCAGCGGCTTCCAGAGCTTCTGGAATccttccctgagctggaaggatcccccaggctgggacagcagcgAGATCCCGGGAAAAGCCGTTCCCACTCCAGCTCCATTGGGCTGGAAGGGGAAAACCCATGGGATTGGGTGGGAGgggggatccatgggattgggatccaTGGGAATCTCCAGTTCCCCTTGGGAATTTCCCAGCGTGCATGGCCGGCTCTGTGCTCCTGGTTGTGCTTCCTCCGTGTCGTCCCCGTGTCCCGTCCTCGTGTCCCGTCCCGTGTCCCAGCTCCCGGAGCCGTTCCCGGTTGatttttccttgtccttttcTGCCAAGAGCTGAATTCCCGAGGCCCCATCCCGGGGGAGCAGCGCCGGATCCCGACGCTCCGGGAATGCCGGGGGCCGCGTTCCCGGATGCCGTTCCCAGGGATTCGCTCTGCTCCCGGGTGGGGTGAGGGCGTGGGATGCTCAGAACGCCCAGCCTGCTCCGGATCTTTCCGGGAACACCCGGAGCGGGGTCGTTCCAGAGGCTCTTTTCAGCTGTGGGGGGCTCATCCCATTGGATCCAGCCGTGGATTCAATCCTGGCGCTGGTGTCACGGAAATTTGGGATATCTCGGGGACACCAGGGGGTCTCTGTCCCCTGTGTTGGCACTGGGGGCACTTGGATCATCCTGTGGATCATTCCAGGCTTATCCCTGGGCGCATCCCAGGGTTCCTCCCAGGGCTTATCCCAGGGCTAATCCCAAGGTTCATCCCAAACTTCATCCCAAGGTTCATCCCTGGGCTCATCCCAAGGTTTCctcccagggctcatcctgaGGTTCTTCCCATGATTCATCCCAAGGTTCATCCCTGGGCtaatcccaaaattcctctcTGGGCTCACCCCGAGGTTCTTCCCAAGGTTCTTCCCAAGGTTCATCCCAAGGTTCCTCCCTGGGCTCATCCCAATGTTCCTCCCAAGGTTGTTCTCAAGGTCCATCCCAAGGTTCATCCCAAGGTTCTTCCCAAGATCCATCCCAAGGTTCACCCCAAGGTTCTTCCCAAGATCCATCCCAAGGTCCATCCCAACGTTCCACCCAAGGTTCATCCCAAAGTTCCTCCCAGGGCTAATCCAGAGGTTCATCCCAAGGTTGTTCTCAAGGTCCATCCCAAGGTTCATCCCAAGATTCTTCCCAAGATCCATCCCAAGGTCCATCCCAAGGTTCATCCCAACGTTCCTCTCAAGGTTCATCCCAAAGTTCCTCCCAGGGCTCATCCCAGGGCCCATCCCACAGCTGTCAGGTTCAGGACAGCAGGAATTCTGTGTCCTGCTCCCACCCCTGATCCCGGATCCTTCGGGATGGCCGTGTCCCATCCACTGGAGTGACCAGGATCAGGAAAACTTTCGACAGTGTTTGATCCTTGCCTGGAATCCCTATCCAGTTCCCAGTATCCCTGCCCAGTTCCCATTATCCATGTCTAGTTCCCATTATCCATGTCCAGTTCCCAGTACCCCTGTCCAGTTCCCAGTATCCCTGTCCAGCTCCCAGTATCCCTGTCCAGTTCCCAGTACCCCTGTCCAGTTCCCAGTATCCCTGTCCAGCTCCCAGTATCCCTGTCCAGTTCCCAGTACCCCTGTCCAGTTCCCAGTATCCCTGTTCAGTTTCCAGTATCCATGTCCAGCTCCTAGTATCCCTG
Coding sequences:
- the LOC130262569 gene encoding circumsporozoite protein-like encodes the protein MPFPGIRSAPGWGEGVGCSERPACSGSFREHPERGRSRGSFQLWGAHPIGSSRGFNPGAGVTEIWDISGTPGGLCPLCWHWGHLDHPVDHSRLIPGRIPGFLPGLIPGLIPRFIPNFIPRFIPGLIPRFPPRAHPEVLPMIHPKVHPWANPKIPLWAHPEVLPKVLPKVHPKVPPWAHPNVPPKVVLKVHPKVHPKVLPKIHPKVHPKVLPKIHPKVHPNVPPKVHPKVPPRANPEVHPKVVLKVHPKVHPKILPKIHPKVHPKVHPNVPLKVHPKVPPRAHPRAHPTAVRFRTAGILCPAPTPDPGSFGMAVSHPLE